From the genome of Colius striatus isolate bColStr4 chromosome 15, bColStr4.1.hap1, whole genome shotgun sequence, one region includes:
- the LOC104561554 gene encoding laminin subunit beta-2-like → MRSPAALLLLPLLAGLGGASAPDSPQGCARGSCYPATGDLLVGRAPRLSATSTCGLRRPQPYCIVSHLQEEKKCFICDSRRPYDARANANSHRIENVVTTFAPRPKKAWWQSENGVEHVSIQLDLEAEFHFTHLIMTFKTFRPAAMLVERSADFGRSWKVYRYFAYDCAAAFPHVPRGPPRRIDDVVCESRYSDIEPSTEGEVIYRVLDPAIPIRDPYSPDIQNLLRVTNLRVNLTKLHTLGDDLLDSRREIREKYYYALYELVLRGNCFCYGHASECAPLSGVPATTNGMVHGRCVCKHHTQGLNCERCQDFYQDLPWRPAEGSSTNACRRCDCNEHSRRCHFDMAVFLATGNASGSVCDGCQHNTMGRRCHLCKPFYYKDPSKDLRDPAVCRACDCDPEGSLDGGLCDGADDPARGLIAGQCRCKEHVAGPRCDRCKPGFFGLSATNPQGCQRCRCDPRGTVAEGSRCDPVSGECFCKRLVTGRNCDQCLPEHWGLSHDLPGCRPCSCDVGGAHNNLCAMETGQCQCRSHVVGRQCDQVEPGFYRINLDHYTYEAEDAQLHQGSVVEREPPTDRPASWTGTGFARVLEGGWVEFQVSDVPFSTEYDVVIRYEPQHPEPWQEVRVRVLRPSPVSASSPCGNTIPADDQLSTSLPSGARYVVLPRPICLERGVSYTLRLELGCATARQDPTASVLIDSLVLLPRYSSLEMFMAGDPNSMERRETFERYRCAQPFHAAGPKSVAEPCSSLLHSFSAILHDGALPCLCDPQGSLSAECQPQGGQCQCKPNVVGRRCHRCSPGTFGFGPGGCRACQCSSEGSVSAICDSATGQCSCREGAHGPRCDRCQPGHWGFPACRPCQCNGHAEDCDPWTGTCLRCRDHTDGERCQRCASGHFGNPALGSGQHCRPCPCPEGPGSLRHFAASCYQDSRSRQVVCHCSPGYTGPRCDECAPGYYGDPLQPGGRCLPCQCHDNIDTTDPEACDRHTGRCLRCLYNTAGPHCSECQPGYYGDATRHSCRRCSCNALGTDASTCGPQQCQCDRHSGQCHCLPNVEGQSCDRCSPNFWNLGSGQGCEPCSCHPQHALTPTCNQFTGQCSCRPGFGGRTCTDCQEQHWGDPRQQCRACDCDPRGIASAQCHRSSGHCDCRPGISGVRCDQCARGFAGTFPACQPCHPCFGDWDRVVQDLAARTRALAQRASLLQHTGATGALEGTFRRLEESLATVRDVVATRNATAAAATHLTHITEGLRRQIGEVTERLTRLEGELTAAQDANFNASHVLSTVDRGARALNHSLQDLEQRLHTLKTSNFLGAYDSIHQSHGESREAERRADTATRAVPSPVSISAATRHRTEQLLASRRDDFNRQNAASRRALMDLADRAQALSLHPLNEKVCGASGDVPCAESPCGGAGCRDEDGGRRCGGLSCSGAVSTANSALDRARHAQEELRRATSDVAELSHKVAEAKGKANEARLRAQAALDKANQTKARVESSNKELRELISHVKAFLSQEGADPESIEVVASRVLELSLPAAPAQIHRLAEEIKARVRNLASVDAILEQTAGDVRQARQLLQDAQRARSRAEGVRGTAEAVRQALDKAQQAQDMAAEALRRATGDIQHSESTIDMMQAQTGSTEQQLAGAMERIGLLDRQTDALKVKRANNSLAATRAQEAAGTARDRASEAKQMLEGPLRDRYRTAQELVQHRAQGVQQAGSRAQQLRDEAAGLLQDAQGKLQRLRALEEEYERNERVLDAKAAQLGGLEARMREVLATINQQVQIYNTCQ, encoded by the exons ATGCGGAGTCCCGCCGCCctactgctgctgccgctgctggcCG GGCTTGGGGGGGCCTCGGCCCCTGATTCcccccagggctgtgcccgcggCAGCTGCTACCCGGCCACCGGGGACCTGCTGGTGGGGCGAGCCCCCCGCCTGAGTGCCACCTCCACCTGCGGCCTGCGCCGGCCACAGCCCTACTGCATTGTCAGCCACCTCCAG GAAGAGAAGAAGTGCTTCATCTGCGACTCACGGCGACCCTACGATGCGCGTGCCAACGCCAACAGCCACCGCATCGAGAACGTGGTCACCACCTTTGCCCCCCGCCCCAAGAAGGCCTGGTGGCAGTCAGAGAATG GGGTCGAGCACGTCAGCATCCAGCTGGACCTGGAGGCCGAGTTCCACTTCACCCACCTCATTATGACCTTCAAG ACCTTCCGCCCTGCGGCCATGCTGGTGGAGCGCTCCGCCGACTTCGGGCGCAGCTGGAAAGTCTACCGCTACTTCGCCTACGACTGCGCTGCCGCGTTCCCCCATGTCCCTCGCGGGCCCCCACGCCGCATCGACGACGTCGTCTGCGAGTCCCGCTACTCTGACATTGAGCCCTCCACAGAGGGGGAG GTGATCTACCGAGTGCTGGACCCTGCCATCCCCATCCGGGACCCCTACAGCCCTGACATCCAGA ACCTGCTGCGCGTCACCAACCTGCGGGTGAACCTCACCAAGCTGCACACGCTGGGGGACGACCTGCTGGACTCGCGGCGGGAGATCCGGGAGAAGTACTACTATGCGCTCTACGAGCTGGTGCTGCGCGGGAACTGCTTCTGCTACGGGCACGCCTCTGAGTGCGCCCCGCTCAGCGGGGTCCCTGCCACCACCAATGGCATG GTGCACGGGCGCTGTGTCTGCAAGCACCACACGCAGGGGCTGAACTGCGAGCGCTGCCAGGACTTCTACCAGGACCTGCCCTGGCGCCCGGCTGAGGGCTCCAGCACCAACGCCTGCCGCC GCTGTGACTGCAACGAGCACTCGCGGCGGTGCCACTTCGACATGGCCGTTTTCCTGGCCACGGGGAACGCCAGTGGGTCCGTGTGTGATGGCTGCCAGCACAACACCATGGGCCGCCGCTGCCACCTCTGCAAGCCCTTCTACTACAAGGACCCCAGCAAGGACCTGCGGGACCCCGCAGTGTGCCGAG CCTGCGACTGCGACCCCGAGGGCTCGCTGGACGGGGGGCTGTGTGATGGTGCTGATGACCCGGCCCGGGGGCTGATTGCGGGGCAGTGCCGCTGCAAGGAGCACGTGGCTGGGCCCCGCTGTGACCGCTGCAAGCCCGGCTTCTTCGGCCTCAGCGCCACCAACCCGCAGGGCTGCCAGA GGTGCCGGTGTGACCCCCGTGGCACGGTGGCCGAGGGCAGCCGGTGTGACCCTGTCAGTGGCGAGTGCTTCTGCAAGCGGCTGGTGACTGGGCGCAACTGTGACCAGTGCCTG cctgagcaCTGGGGGCTGAGCCATGACCTCCCGGGCTGCCGGCCCTGCAGCTGCGACGTAGGAGGTGCCCACAACAACCT GTGTGCCATGGAGACAGGGCAGTGCCAGTGCCGCAGCCACGTGGTGGGACGACAGTGTGACCAGGTGGAGCCTGGTTTCTACCGCATCAACCTGGACCATTACACCTACGAGGCTGAGGATGCTCAGCTGCATCAG GGCTCGGTAGTGGAACGTGAGCCCCCCACGGACCGCCCGGCTTCGTGGACGGGGACAGGCTTTGCCCGTGTGCTGGAGGGTGGCTGGGTGGAATTTCAGGTGAGCGACGTGCCCTTCTCCACTGAGTACGACGTGGTCATCCGCTATGAGCCCCAG CACCCggagccctggcaggaggtGAGGGTGAGGGTGCTGCGCCCTAGCCCTGtctctgccagcagcccctgtgGAAACACCATCCCAGCTGACGACCAGCTCTCCACTAGCCTCCCCTCTGGTGCCAG GTACGTGGTGCTGCCCCGGCCCATCTGCCTAGAGCGAGGAGTCTCCTACACCCTGCGtctggagctgggctgtgccactgcCCGGCAGGATCCCACCGCCAGTGTGCTCATTGATTCG CTGGTGCTCCTGCCCCGTTACTCCTCCCTGGAGATGTTCATGGCGGGTGACCCCAACTCCATGGAGCGCCGGGAGACCTTTGAGCGGTACCGCTGTGCCCAGCCCTTCCACGCCGCGGGGCCCAAGTCTGTGGCCGAGCcttgctccagcctcctgcacaGCTTCTCGGCCATCCTGCACGATGGGGCACTGC CCTGCCTCTGCGACCCCCAGGGCTCTCTCAGCGCCGAGTGCCAGCCCCAGGGTGGGCAGTGCCAGTGCAAACCCAACGTTGTGGGACGGCGTTGTCACCGCTGCTCCCCAGGAACCTTCGGCTTCGGGCCTGGCGGGTGCCGAG CGTGCCAGTGCAGCAGCGAGGGGTCAGTGAGCGCCATCTGTGACAGTGCCACGGGGCAGTGCTCCTGCCGTGAGGGTGCCCACGGCCCTCGCTGTgaccgctgccagcccggccacTGGGGCTTCCCTGCTTGCCGGCCCTGCCAGTGCAATGGGCATGCCGAGGACTGTGACCCCTGGACGGGCACGTGCCTGCGCTGCCGTGACCACACGGATGGTGAGAGGTGCCAGAG GTGCGCATCTGGACACTTTGGGAACCCGGCACTGGGCTCAGGGCAACACTGccggccctgcccctgccccgaGGGGCCCGGCAGCCTCCGCCACTTCGCCGCCTCCTGCTACCAGGACAGCCGCTCCCGGCAGGTTGTGTGCCACTGCAGCCCCGGGTACACAG GTCCCCGCTGTGACGAGTGTGCCCCTGGGTACTACGGGGACCCGCTGCAGCCCGGCGGGCgctgcctgccctgccagtgCCACGACAACATTGACACGACAGACCCAGAGGCATGTGACCGGCACACGGGGCGCtgcctgcgctgcctctacaacACGGCAGGGCCCCACTGCTCCGAGTGCCAGCCCGGCTACTATGGGGATGCCACGCGACACAGCTGCAGGC GTTGCTCCTGCAATGCTCTGGGCACAGATGCCAGCACCTGCgggccccagcagtgccagtgtGACAGGCACAGTGGGCAGTGCCACTGCCTGCCCAATGTGGAGGGCCAGAGCTGTGACCGCTGCAGCCCCAATTTCTGGAATCTGGGCAGTGGGCAGGGCTGCGAGCCGTGCTCCTGCCACCCCCAGCACGCCCTGACACCCACCTGCAACCAG TTCACAGGGCAGTGCTCGTGCCGGCCGGGCTTTGGGGGCCGCACTTGCACCGActgccaggagcagcactggGGTGACCCACGGCAGCAGTGCCGAG CCTGTGACTGTGACCCCCGCGGCATCGCCAGTGCCCAGTGCCACCGCAGCAGTGGCCACTGTGACTGCCGGCCTGGCATCTCCGGAGTCCGCTGTGACCAGTGTGCCCGGGGCTTTGCTGGCACCTTCCctgcctgccagccctgccacccCTGCTTCGGTGACTGGGACCGGGTGGTGCAGGACCTGGCTGCCCGCACCCGGGCGTTGGCGCAGCGGgccagcctcctgcagcacaccGGGGCCACCGGCGCCTTGGAGGGCACCTTCCGGCGGCTGGAGGAGAGCCTGGCCACCGTGCGTGACGTGGTGGCCACCCGCAATGCCACCGCGGCTGCTGCCACCCACCTGACGCACATCACAGAGGGGCTGCG GCGGCAGATCGGGGAGGTGACAGAGAGGCTGACACGGCTGGAGGGGGAGCTGACAGCCGCCCAGGACGCCAACTTCAATGCCAGTCACGTGCTGAGCACGGTGGACCGGGGTGCCCGTGCCCTCAACCACAGCCTGCAGGACCTGGAGCAGCGGCTGCACACCCTCAAGACGTCCAATTTCCTCG GGGCCTATGACAGCATCCACCAGTCCCACGGGGAGTCACGGGAGGCCGAGCGCCGGGCAGACACCGCCACTCGCGCCGTGCCCAGTCCcgtcagcatctcagcagccacCCGGCACCGCACCGAGCAGCTCCTCGCCAGCCGGCGGGATGATTTCAATCGCCAAAATGCGGCCAGCCGGCGGGCACTGATGGACCTGGCAGACAGGGCACAGGCGCTGAGCCTGCACCCTCTCAATGAGAAG GTGTGCGGTGCGTCGGGTGATGTGCCCTGTGCCGAGAGCCCTTGCGGAGGAGCTGGGTGCCGGGACGAGGATGGCGGACGGCGCTGCGGGGGGCTgagctgcagtggggctgtgtCCACAGCCAACAGCGCGCTGGACCGGGCACGCCATGCCCAGGAGGAGCTGCGGCGGGCCACCAGTGACGTGGCCGAGCTCTCTCACAAG GTAGCTGAGGCCAAGGGGAAGGCGAATGAGGCTCGGCTGCGGGCGCAGGCAGCCCTGGACAAGGCAAACCAGACCAAGGCTCGTGTGGAGAGCTCCAACAAGGAGTTGCGGGAGCTCATCAGCCATGTCAAGGCCTTCCTGAGCC AGGAGGGGGCCGATCCTGAGAGCATCGAGGTGGTGGCCAGCCGGGTGCTGGAGCTGTCGCTCCCCGCCGCACCGGCCCAGATCCACCGCCTGGCTGAGGAGATCAAGGCGCGGGTGCGCAACCTGGCCAGCGTGGATGCCATCCTGGAGCAGACGGCTGGCGACGTGCGCcaagccaggcagctgctgcaggatgccCAGAGGGCCAG GTCGCGAGCAGAGGGAGTGCGGGGCACGGCTGAGGCGGTGCGACAAGCTCTGGACAAGGCGCAGCAAGCTCAGGATATGGCCGCAGAGGCGCTGCGCCGGGCCACTGGTGACATCCAGCACAGCGAGAGCACCATTGACATG ATGCAGGCCCAGACAGGGAGTACGGAGCAGCAGCTGGCGGGTGCCATGGAGCGGATTGGTCTGCTGGACAGACAAACGGATGCCCTGAAGGTGAAGCGTGCCAACAACAGCCTGGCAGCCACGCGTGCCCAGGAGGCAGCTGGCACCGCGCGGGACCGAGCCAGCGAGGCCAAGCAG ATGCTGGAGGGGCCGCTGCGGGACCGGTACCGGACAGCACAGGAGCTGGTGCAGCACCGGGCACAGGGTGTGCAGCAAGCAGGCAGCCGGGCACAGCAGTTGCGGGATGAGGCcgctgggctgctgcaggatgcCCAGGGCAagctgcagcggctgcgag CACTGGAGGAGGAGTACGAGCGGAACGAGCGGGTGCTGGACGCCAAAGCGGCCCAGCTGGGCGGGCTGGAGGCCAGGATGAGGGAGGTGCTGGCCACCATCAACCAGCAGGTCCAGATCTACAACACTTGCCAGTGA